One genomic region from Neoarius graeffei isolate fNeoGra1 chromosome 4, fNeoGra1.pri, whole genome shotgun sequence encodes:
- the rpsa gene encoding small ribosomal subunit protein uS2 produces MSGGLDVLQMKEEDVLKFLAAGTHLGGTNLDFQMEQYVYKRKSDGIYIINLKKTWEKLLLAARAIVAIENPADVCVISSRNTGQRAVLKFASATGATTFAGRFTPGTFTNQIQAAFREPRLLIVTDPRADHQPLTEASYVNIPTIALCNTDSPLRYVDIAIPCNNKGPHSVGLMWWMLAREVLRMRGTISREHPWEVMPDLYFYRDPEEIEKEEQAAAEKAVGKEEFQGEWSAPVADIAQLEVPDWSEGVQVPSVPIQQFPAGIDAAAKPGPTTEGFSEDWSAQPATEDWSAAPTAQAGDWGGSTAEWS; encoded by the exons ATGTCCGGAGGTCTGGATGTCCTTCAGATGAAGGAGGAGGATGTGCTGAAGTTCCTGGCTGCAGGAACCCATCTGGGTGGAACCAACCTGGACTTCCAGATGGAGCAGTATGTCTACAAGAGAAAAAGTGACG GCATTTACATCATTAACCTGAAGAAAACTTGGGAAAAGCTGCTGCTGGCTGCTCGTGCCATCGTTGCCATTGAGAACCCTGCTGATGTTTGTGTCATTTCTTCCAGGAACACGGGTCAG AGGGCCGTGCTCAAATTTGCCTCTGCCACTGGGGCTACCACCTTTGCTGGGCGCTTCACGCCTGGTACATTCACCAATCAGATTCAGGCTGCCTTCAGGGAGCCCCGCCTCCTGATTGTGACCGACCCTCGTGCTGACCACCAGCCGCTGACTGAGGCTTCGTATGTGAACATCCCCACTATTGCTCTGTGCAACACTGACTCTCCACTCAGATACGTTGACATCGCCATCCCCTGCAACAACAAG ggtcctCACTCCGTGGGGCTGATGTGGTGGATGTTGGCCCGTGAGGTGTTGAGGATGCGTGGTACCATCTCCCGTGAGCATCCATGGGAGGTGATGCCTGATCTGTACTTCTACAGAGATCCTGAGGAG ATTGagaaggaggagcaggctgcagcAGAGAAGGCTGTTGGGAAGGAGGAGTTCCAGGGCGAGTGGTCGGCTCCTGTCGCTGATATTGCTCAGCTCGAAGTACCCGACTGGTCTGAGGGTGTGCAGGTGCCATCAGTACCCATACAGCAGTTCCCTGCTGGCATCGATG CTGCTGCTAAGCCCGGACCCACGACTGAGGGTTTCTCCG AGGACTGGAGTGCGCAGCCTGCCACTGAAGATTGGAGTGCAGCCCCCACTGCTCAGGCTGGAGACTGGGGCGGCTCCACTGCTGAGTGgtcctaa